Below is a genomic region from Venturia canescens isolate UGA chromosome 1, ASM1945775v1, whole genome shotgun sequence.
ATTATCGAAAAACCGCGCACTGAGATTCGTCGAAAGACAGCATCGATATTTTATGGGGCTCGAGTCACAGCTTGCTGACAGTGCGGAAAATGAAGTATTCAGACTATGAGGTCGATACCTCATTCATGAACTGGCCCCGTTTTTCGACTGAATTTCCATACGCTCGACAATCCTTTTGCCAGTCTAGGGGCGATCTCACAATTAAGTGAGACTCGGTGAGACGATAATcgatttgaatatttcttcACGAAAACATGATCAAACTTAATATCAAAGTCGAAACCGCGCGCACGATGACGATCCTAATGATCTAACGAACGTAGATCGAGCACACAACGCCGAATGTTGTAACGGTGCGGCGATAGGTGAGATGGAATTGACCCGCAGGTGAGTTTTGTTATCGTATCGGAATATGCACAATTTAATTGCACGCAtataaatatttcttcattccTCACGAGAAAGACACACTCcaagaaaaataagtttaaGAATAAATAGAGGGACGAGCGACAGCTCATAAAATAAATCGTTTGGTTATTGACACACGTGGAACGCTATTGAAAATCGGCATTTCCGCATCGGGCTTGAAAGCGTCGAATAAATACCGTGACGCTTGTTTTAATAAATTGAATCACCAGCATTAGAAAGAGCAATAGAATATGTACATTTACGCAAGAGAGTTTTATACCGCTCGCCCCGAGGGTTAATGCGACACGAGTTTCATTATTAGAAAATCAAGAtctcaatgaaataaaagtttttttttcatcgtcattCGCCCGTTCGATTCGCGTCTGACAAGAATGGAGAGGGTGAAAACGTATTGGCTCTTATCGAATTTGCATTTTATGATAAAGCGGATAATCAAATGTCCAAATTTTTCTTACGTAGTCGCATCTAAAGCGATCGACACTGATTGTGAAATAATCACTCGAGCAATACACGAAGGAAGATCTCGCGCGGCTGGGCTCCCCGAGCCTCGGTCCGGGTCTGCACTTCCTGTTCCTCGAGGTCTCCGGTGCAAACATTTAACTCGTGACAGTCGTGCTTCGTCCATCGAAGACCTCGCTCGACGGTGTTGTAGCAACATTGCtgcgtgtgttttttttcaagtttcgcTACTTTAGTTTTTATCAAAAGCTCTCTTGTGATTCGAGTTCCGAAAAACCAACTTTCAGGTAAAATTGTGCATTGAAACTCGTGGATTTAACTCGAGAAACCTCGTAGCATAGTCTTCGTATGTAAGCCGGTTATAGACTTTTTTAAACtgtcaatacatttttttcatattgtttGAACAAACATTGTTCATCAGGATGGAGAAACAGACCGGAAAAACTTATCTCAAGGATATGATGACATGGCAAGAAGAATCGGTCGACGAAAAAACGCTGATGGAACGGAGCGAAATTATTCGATTTTACGATCATTGCAATGTCCTCGTTACCGGTGGTTCCGGTTTCATGGGCACATTGCTCgtcgaaaaattgttgagGCAAGTGTTCAATCGCATGAAattctattatttttatcagaaTTCCATAAATCAGAAATTTTTGCAAGAATTTAATTACGTAAAAGATGTTTAAAACATTGACATTTCCCCCGGAGTTTGTGTATCGCAATATAGAATATTCAACGAGCTTGACTCTGCATTCGACGAAacgttcatttattttcaatactttattatttttatttcaattcatcCGCTTTACGTGATATTCCTTGTACTGTAGGTCAGTTTATTTCACGTGGCAAcgttattttttgaatatgCATTATCTCGCGAATCGTTCACTCCGGCGCAACGGCGTGATTCCAAACTCGATTGAAAATGTGATTCCCGGAAATCACCCTCCAACAATGCAGTGGTCAAATCCATTAGCATAAACCAAAAtaaactcttttttctttccaaacttaatCATTAGGTCAAACTGACCGCAATCCGCATTGGTAAACAGCCTTCGTCgggcatgaaattttttatttggaattttataaaaaatcaagtttctgatgccaaaaatatgttttagaataattttcaatgaagcttgtgaaaaaaatgacacttCAGCGCTCAACTTATGACagaattttactttttcattgtCAACGGTTTAATTGTCACAGTTTGTTGTTTCTTTTTAAAGATCATGTCCGAATATCAAAAAGTTATTTCTGCTCATGAGAgccaaaaaaggaaaaacttcGGAGGAACGGTACAAGGAACATTTCGAGGGTCCTGTGAgtaatcgaaatatttgacGGGGATCAAGTGGAGTCATCAATATAAATTTCATCATTAAGAAATTCcaagaaaattcgaaattttcattcaaataaatgcGGATGAAACGATTGAATAAAAGTTAAttgataaattcattgaaattggtacaaaaattgagtaaaacgaatgaaaagtcAGGAATGTGCGCCggatttaaatgaattttcgaacttACGATATATACCGGCAGGTTTTCTGCAGGCTGAAACGCGAGAGGCCGAATTTCTTGAAGAAAGTAGTGATGGTTGAGGGCCAAATTGATAAAGAGGGGCTCGGTTTGACGCCAGAGAATCGTGAATTGCTGTTGACTTCGAACATTGTATTTCATGGGGCTGCTACCGTCCGATTCGACGAGACTATCCGTTTCGCTATGAACGTAAACGTTCGTGGTACTCGAGAGATGCTCATTCTCGCCAGGAATATGCCGAATCTtaaggttaaaaaaaaaaaatcatgagaaaaAGCTTAATCATAATTTCATTGAACAACGatccttgaaaaaaattttacatttttgctcatttaaacacgaaatatttcaagcaaaccataatttttcaaatgacctCTCATCCTTGAATCCACCGCTCCAAAAGTCTGATTTGCTGATTGAATTCGAGCAGGCCTTCGTGCATGTAGGCACAGCGTTTTCACACTGTGTGACAAAAGTGATCGACGAGATATTTTACGACGTGCCACTCGATGCTGACAAGCTACTGAATTTGATCGACATCCTCGACGACGATCAGTTGAAGCTGCTAACTCCATCGTTAGTTTTCAGTGCTCCTCTTAACTTTTTCTAAGCCTTAAACTCGTACATTTATACGAGTAAGCTAAGTTGAGCCGATGGATAATTGATATTGCATAAAATATCCTCAGGATAGTGGGTGATTGGCCGAATACTTACGCCTTCACGAAGGCAATAGGCGAGGACGTTGTGCGAAAATATAGCACAGGAATCCCTACGTGTATCGTGCGTCCTTCCATAATGATCGCCACCGCGAAGGAACCGATACCAGCCTGGATAAATAACCTTTACGGTCCTCAGGGCGTTGTCATTGGTGCTGGTATGGGTTTGCTAAGGACTCTCCACTGCGAGAGCACCAACATAGCTGACATGATACCTGCGGATTACGTCATCAATAATACCATAGCAGCGGCTTGGGGCATCGAATCGACGAGGTAATGTTGATTCGGAAGCccatcaattttctttgttCCAAAGATCTTGTAATTGAGTCATTTATCTGCCTTGGATCGATCAAAATCAACCAAATTTTTCAGatacttttttcaacatttttttcaatctctagCAAGCATTTTCTAACACTTTAGGACAATAAGAACGAAGCAGAATTTTTTGGCTTTAAACGTTGCAGTTTGGTACACGGGATTCCCGTCTCAGGGTATTGtgggaatattgaaaaaaagcacGAAATTCCTGATTTTAAAAACACATGCTCAACACATTTCTTGCTCAGTCACAATTCAGAAGCCTGTGAGCcgaaaacagaagaaaatagtttcaatataaaaaaatgaaataattgcaGAAATCTGAATGCGGAGAAATCGATGGACGAAAAGCCGGATTCGAAAAGCACGACGGATCCGGTAATTTACAACAGCGTATCGTCGTGCCAAAATCCGGTGACGTGGGGAGAATTCATGAAGTGGAATGAGATATTTGGTGTGCTTATCCCAAGCGCGATGGTCCTGTGGTACTATTCGTTCACTTTGAACAAACATTTGTGGATGCACAATGTCCACAttgtactttttcatttaGTTCCGGCTGGGATTCTCGATACTTTGGCAGTATTGGTTGGCCGGAAACCAATGTGAGTGTTTtgcagaaattttttaaatttttctgcTCCAACGATAATTATAAGAGAAGCTGATAACCACAACGgaactcattttttcacattcgtCAAGGCTTTGGAACGcgtacaaaaaaattcacaaattcagCGGCGTCATATCGTATTTCTCGACGCAACAGTGGACTTTCCGTAACGAAATGGTAATGAGGCTTTGGGACCGACTGAATCCTGCGGATAGAAAACTCTTCTATTTCAATTTGGTGGATCTCGAATgggaagaatattttttcttttacgtaCGAGGGCTCCGATTATTCTTGATGAAAGATCCTTTGGAAACGATCGAACGGGGAAAAGCAAGGTACTGGAAGTG
It encodes:
- the LOC122408860 gene encoding fatty acyl-CoA reductase wat-like isoform X2; the encoded protein is MEKQTGKTYLKDMMTWQEESVDEKTLMERSEIIRFYDHCNVLVTGGSGFMGTLLVEKLLRSCPNIKKLFLLMRAKKGKTSEERYKEHFEGPVFCRLKRERPNFLKKVVMVEGQIDKEGLGLTPENRELLLTSNIVFHGAATVRFDETIRFAMNVNVRGTREMLILARNMPNLKAFVHVGTAFSHCVTKVIDEIFYDVPLDADKLLNLIDILDDDQLKLLTPSIVGDWPNTYAFTKAIGEDVVRKYSTGIPTCIVRPSIMIATAKEPIPAWINNLYGPQGVVIGAGMGLLRTLHCESTNIADMIPADYVINNTIAAAWGIESTRNLNAEKSMDEKPDSKSTTDPVIYNSVSSCQNPVTWGEFMKWNEIFGVLIPSAMVLWYYSFTLNKHLWMHNVHIVLFHLVPAGILDTLAVLVGRKPMLWNAYKKIHKFSGVISYFSTQQWTFRNEMVMRLWDRLNPADRKLFYFNLVDLEWEEYFFFYVRGLRLFLMKDPLETIERGKARYWKLKIAHNSLVAIAWMFVLWVAYSFLRFIFFAPW
- the LOC122408860 gene encoding fatty acyl-CoA reductase wat-like isoform X1, which produces MELTRRMEKQTGKTYLKDMMTWQEESVDEKTLMERSEIIRFYDHCNVLVTGGSGFMGTLLVEKLLRSCPNIKKLFLLMRAKKGKTSEERYKEHFEGPVFCRLKRERPNFLKKVVMVEGQIDKEGLGLTPENRELLLTSNIVFHGAATVRFDETIRFAMNVNVRGTREMLILARNMPNLKAFVHVGTAFSHCVTKVIDEIFYDVPLDADKLLNLIDILDDDQLKLLTPSIVGDWPNTYAFTKAIGEDVVRKYSTGIPTCIVRPSIMIATAKEPIPAWINNLYGPQGVVIGAGMGLLRTLHCESTNIADMIPADYVINNTIAAAWGIESTRNLNAEKSMDEKPDSKSTTDPVIYNSVSSCQNPVTWGEFMKWNEIFGVLIPSAMVLWYYSFTLNKHLWMHNVHIVLFHLVPAGILDTLAVLVGRKPMLWNAYKKIHKFSGVISYFSTQQWTFRNEMVMRLWDRLNPADRKLFYFNLVDLEWEEYFFFYVRGLRLFLMKDPLETIERGKARYWKLKIAHNSLVAIAWMFVLWVAYSFLRFIFFAPW